The Pseudomonas leptonychotis genomic sequence CCAAGGCCTTTACGCGCCACCACCACGATGTCCCACCCAACCAAGTTGTCTTGATTCAGGCGGAACGATTCGCGGATCTGGCGTTTCAAGCGATTGCGCTCAACCGAGAGCTTGACGCTCTTCTTACCGATCACCAATCCCAGACGGGGATGATCAAGTTCGTTGTTGCGCGCCAGCAAAAGGACATTTTTGCCCGGAGCTTTGCCGCTAGGGGAGTCGAAGACTGCCTTGAATTGCCGGGGGGTTAGCAGACGCTTTTCCCGGCTGAAGTCTCGACTCACCACAAGACCGAAATTTAAACGGCGAGACGCTTACGGCCTTTGGCACGGCGACGCTGCAGAACAGCACGGCCGCCCTTGGTGGCCATACGGGCACGGAAACCGTGGGTGCGAGCGCGTTTGATAGTGCTGGGTTGGAAAGTACGTTTCATGATGCGGTACCTGGGTGGTCGACTACGGGCCGGAATGGCCCCCGTTTTAAGAGACCGGCAATTCTAGAGAAACCCGAGGGTCAGGTCAATTTCCAACCAGGCTTTTCCTGCATAAAGAAATATAAAGAAGAGAATATTTAAAGATCTTTAGTAATGTTAGTAACTATTAGTGCGGCCATTGTCTGTGCATAAGTGCTTTAAGAGCAATGGTTTAGGGCTGTCCAGACAAGGGTAAGTCTGTCAAAAAAGCGTGCTGCACCTGTGTGGAAGCAGCGCATAAGCTGAGGATGAAATGCCTTTTTACCCACAGCAGGGTTTTCCACAGGGTTTTACCCCAGGTTACCCCATGAGCTTACGAGCTGTTATCCACAGCCTTTATCGACCTTAGTATTATTAGCGTCAAATACCAATAACACCTTGATTTTACTTGCGC encodes the following:
- the rnpA gene encoding ribonuclease P protein component, whose translation is MVSRDFSREKRLLTPRQFKAVFDSPSGKAPGKNVLLLARNNELDHPRLGLVIGKKSVKLSVERNRLKRQIRESFRLNQDNLVGWDIVVVARKGLGDLENEELARQFGKLWKRLERSKPSPEAVATPGVNDSPHA
- the rpmH gene encoding 50S ribosomal protein L34, with the translated sequence MKRTFQPSTIKRARTHGFRARMATKGGRAVLQRRRAKGRKRLAV